In Nocardioides conyzicola, one genomic interval encodes:
- a CDS encoding MscL family protein, producing the protein MTGFKNFILKGNVIELAVAVVIATSFGAVIKATVALLLGLVGKLGDQPDFSDWKPYGLLFGVWVTAVVSFLILAAVVYFVVVLPYTKAKERFFPSDAPGAPADVQLLEEIRDLLAAQQGRPPTA; encoded by the coding sequence ATGACCGGTTTCAAGAACTTCATCCTCAAGGGCAACGTCATCGAGCTCGCCGTTGCGGTCGTGATCGCCACCTCGTTCGGCGCGGTGATCAAGGCAACGGTCGCGCTCCTGCTCGGGCTCGTCGGCAAGCTCGGGGACCAGCCGGACTTCAGTGACTGGAAGCCCTACGGGCTGCTCTTCGGCGTCTGGGTGACCGCGGTGGTCTCGTTCCTCATCCTGGCGGCCGTCGTCTACTTCGTCGTGGTGCTGCCGTACACGAAGGCCAAGGAGCGATTCTTCCCGAGCGACGCTCCGGGTGCGCCCGCCGACGTGCAGCTGCTGGAGGAGATCCGCGACCTGCTGGCCGCCCAGCAGGGCCGACCGCCGACGGCCTAG
- a CDS encoding SigE family RNA polymerase sigma factor: protein MDHDGDFSAYASARWPTLVRSAVFLGCNLDEAHDLVQTTLLRCYTGWRRVEKATDRDAYVYRILLNCHRDSRRRRWWGERPTAALPDAGSDDPTRQVDMSDAVNRALGDLSKVNREVVVLRYYAHLSERQTAEVLGIAPGTVKSRLSRALNQLATNSHLSDLAEGTQR, encoded by the coding sequence ATGGACCACGACGGAGACTTCTCCGCCTACGCGAGCGCCCGCTGGCCGACCCTGGTCCGTTCAGCAGTCTTTCTCGGCTGCAACTTGGATGAAGCACACGACCTCGTCCAGACCACGCTGCTGCGCTGCTACACCGGCTGGCGAAGAGTGGAAAAGGCAACCGACCGCGACGCCTACGTCTACCGAATCCTGCTGAACTGCCACCGAGACAGCCGTCGACGACGTTGGTGGGGTGAACGACCAACCGCCGCCCTTCCCGACGCAGGCTCCGACGATCCGACGCGCCAGGTCGACATGTCCGACGCCGTCAACCGGGCACTGGGTGACCTCTCGAAGGTGAACCGCGAGGTCGTCGTCCTCCGCTACTACGCACACCTCAGCGAGCGACAGACCGCCGAAGTCCTCGGTATCGCCCCCGGAACCGTCAAGAGCCGCCTCTCGCGCGCTCTCAATCAACTCGCGACCAACAGCCATCTGTCCGACCTCGCCGAAGGAACCCAGCGATGA
- a CDS encoding FmdB family zinc ribbon protein produces MPTYQYACTECGHAFEQVQSFSDDALTVCPECEGKLRKVFNAVGVVFKGSGFYRTDSRAGSTATDPAVAKSETKTETKSESKSETKSESKPAPAAASSSSD; encoded by the coding sequence GTGCCCACCTATCAGTACGCCTGCACCGAGTGCGGCCACGCCTTCGAGCAGGTCCAGAGCTTCTCCGACGACGCACTGACCGTGTGCCCGGAGTGCGAGGGCAAGCTGCGCAAGGTGTTCAACGCCGTCGGCGTCGTCTTCAAGGGCTCCGGCTTCTACCGCACCGACTCCCGCGCCGGCTCGACCGCGACGGACCCTGCGGTCGCGAAGTCGGAGACGAAGACCGAGACGAAGTCCGAGTCCAAGAGCGAGACCAAGAGCGAGTCGAAGCCGGCCCCGGCCGCCGCCAGCAGCTCCTCCGACTGA
- a CDS encoding SAF domain-containing protein encodes MAVRDRLATTRRTLRRAVLRRRRLLAGLLTAVAVAAGLHATTAKPPPQVAVLVAAHDLPAGAVLEADDVRRAAFAPGSVPDGVADDPAGRTLAAPMRAGEPVTDVRLVGPALTDGYPGLVAVPVRLPDAGMAGLLRVGDRIDLVAADPQGRSAETVAAGVPVLALPDTPTEVGAAGLTGRLVVVGAAPGDVTRIADSSVRAFVTIAFSD; translated from the coding sequence ATGGCCGTCCGTGACCGTCTCGCCACCACCCGCCGCACCCTCCGCCGCGCGGTGCTCAGGCGCCGCCGGCTGCTCGCCGGGCTGCTGACCGCCGTCGCGGTCGCCGCCGGCCTGCACGCCACCACGGCGAAGCCGCCGCCGCAGGTCGCGGTCCTGGTGGCCGCCCACGACCTCCCGGCCGGGGCGGTCCTCGAGGCGGACGACGTACGCCGGGCCGCGTTCGCCCCCGGCTCGGTCCCCGACGGTGTGGCCGACGACCCTGCCGGGCGCACCCTGGCGGCACCGATGCGGGCCGGCGAGCCGGTGACCGACGTTCGCCTCGTCGGTCCCGCCCTCACCGACGGCTACCCCGGGCTGGTGGCCGTGCCCGTCCGGCTGCCGGACGCCGGCATGGCGGGGCTGCTGCGCGTCGGCGACCGGATCGACCTGGTGGCCGCGGACCCACAGGGGAGGTCGGCCGAGACGGTCGCGGCCGGCGTACCGGTGCTCGCCCTGCCGGACACCCCCACCGAGGTCGGCGCGGCCGGCCTCACCGGGCGGTTGGTGGTCGTCGGAGCCGCGCCGGGAGACGTCACCCGGATCGCCGACTCCTCGGTGCGGGCCTTCGTCACGATCGCATTTTCGGACTAG
- a CDS encoding aldo/keto reductase — protein sequence MSTKLDRSASIREAIPPVGLGTWPLKGDTAYRIVLQALEMGYRHLDTATYYGNEEQIGRALRSSGLRRDEVFITTKMPQGNAGRERATIEESLQALQVDAVDLWLVHWPPAGKSAPDTWAEFLRARDDGLARFVGVSNYDVSQLDELTAAHKEAPALNQIRYGPSLHSQLLLTEHERRGIVVAGWSPFKSTNLAHPVLVRIADNHGMSAAQVVVRWHIQHGVICLPRSTNVGRLRSNRDVDGLVLTPEQITAIDKLAD from the coding sequence GTGTCCACCAAGCTAGATCGATCGGCCTCCATTCGAGAAGCCATTCCACCCGTAGGCCTCGGGACCTGGCCGCTGAAGGGCGATACCGCGTACCGGATCGTGCTGCAGGCGCTCGAGATGGGATACCGCCACCTCGACACGGCGACTTACTACGGCAACGAGGAGCAGATCGGTCGGGCGCTGCGCTCTAGCGGGCTACGACGCGACGAGGTCTTCATCACGACGAAGATGCCGCAAGGTAACGCCGGGCGTGAGCGCGCCACCATCGAGGAGAGCCTTCAGGCGTTGCAGGTAGATGCCGTCGACCTGTGGCTTGTTCATTGGCCCCCGGCAGGCAAGTCTGCCCCTGACACGTGGGCTGAGTTCCTGCGTGCACGAGACGATGGGTTGGCCCGTTTCGTAGGCGTGAGCAACTACGACGTATCGCAGCTGGACGAACTCACCGCGGCCCACAAGGAGGCCCCGGCACTCAACCAGATCCGCTACGGCCCGAGCCTCCACAGCCAGCTGCTCCTCACTGAGCACGAGCGGCGCGGCATCGTGGTCGCCGGTTGGAGCCCATTCAAGTCCACCAACCTGGCGCACCCCGTGCTCGTCAGGATCGCCGATAATCACGGCATGTCCGCTGCACAGGTTGTCGTCCGCTGGCACATCCAACATGGCGTCATTTGCTTGCCGCGATCGACCAACGTCGGTCGGCTTCGCTCGAACCGGGACGTGGATGGCCTCGTCCTCACACCGGAGCAGATCACCGCAATCGACAAGCTGGCCGACTAA
- a CDS encoding LCP family protein: MSDAELDGTPSEPGDVTPQAEVRSGPKRRGKVRKRHTVGKVLLSTVVVLGLATGLGVVFLYRHLNGNLEVLDPSSQLSNRPDKVKVEGPREPLNVLIMGSDTRDGAGNNIDGLTGGGERSDTTILLHLSADRKRAYGISIPRDLLIDRPECKKANGEKIAGADQVMWNEAFAVGGPACTIQQFEQVTGIRLDHFVKVDFEGFRGMVDAIGGVSMCIPEDIDDPDHHIHIPAGTRKLHGNEALNYVRERYVVGDGSDVGRMKRQQAFIASMAHQVVTAGTLARPDRLVRFLDSATKSLTVDPGLKNVVKIAELGNQFKSIGLDNIQFLTIPIMAAPSDPNRLALVQPQANQVWAKVRKDEPLTRRLSSDVISAGDLPGSSPSSSPSGSPSGSPSSSPTSKPEDEASAQALANAGLCV; the protein is encoded by the coding sequence GTGTCCGACGCTGAACTCGACGGTACTCCGTCCGAGCCCGGCGACGTGACCCCCCAGGCCGAGGTGCGCAGCGGTCCCAAGCGGCGCGGCAAGGTGCGCAAGCGGCACACGGTGGGCAAGGTCCTCCTGTCCACGGTGGTGGTCCTGGGCCTCGCCACCGGCCTCGGCGTGGTCTTCCTCTACCGGCACCTCAACGGCAACCTCGAGGTCCTCGACCCGTCGTCGCAGCTGTCGAACCGCCCGGACAAGGTCAAGGTCGAGGGCCCGCGGGAGCCGCTCAACGTCCTCATCATGGGCTCGGACACCCGCGACGGCGCCGGCAACAACATCGACGGCCTCACCGGTGGCGGCGAGCGGTCAGACACCACGATCCTGCTGCACCTCTCGGCCGACCGGAAGCGTGCCTACGGCATCAGCATCCCGCGTGACCTGCTGATCGACCGGCCGGAGTGCAAGAAGGCCAACGGGGAGAAGATCGCCGGCGCCGACCAGGTGATGTGGAACGAGGCCTTCGCAGTGGGTGGCCCCGCCTGCACGATCCAGCAGTTCGAGCAGGTCACCGGCATCCGCCTCGACCACTTTGTCAAGGTCGACTTCGAGGGCTTCCGCGGCATGGTCGACGCCATCGGGGGCGTCTCGATGTGCATCCCCGAGGACATCGACGATCCCGACCACCACATCCACATCCCCGCAGGCACCCGCAAGCTGCACGGCAACGAGGCCCTCAACTACGTGCGGGAGAGGTACGTCGTCGGTGACGGCTCGGACGTCGGCCGGATGAAGCGGCAGCAGGCGTTCATCGCCTCGATGGCCCACCAGGTCGTCACCGCGGGCACCCTGGCGCGACCGGACCGGCTGGTGCGCTTCCTCGACTCGGCCACCAAGTCGCTCACCGTGGACCCCGGCCTGAAGAACGTCGTCAAGATCGCCGAGCTGGGCAACCAGTTCAAGAGCATCGGCCTCGACAACATCCAGTTCCTCACGATCCCGATCATGGCGGCGCCGAGCGACCCGAACCGGTTGGCCCTGGTGCAGCCGCAGGCCAACCAGGTCTGGGCCAAGGTCCGCAAGGACGAGCCGCTGACGCGGCGCCTGAGCTCCGACGTGATCAGCGCCGGCGACCTGCCCGGCTCCAGCCCGTCGTCCAGCCCCTCCGGGAGCCCGTCAGGGAGCCCGAGCTCGAGCCCGACCAGCAAGCCCGAGGACGAGGCCAGCGCCCAGGCGCTCGCCAACGCCGGCCTCTGCGTGTGA
- a CDS encoding SDR family oxidoreductase, whose translation MSISTAVNSATAPSPRPRTAVVVGGTSGMGRAVAELLLSRGERVIVTTRSPEGDAARELAANGVSVVCADITKEDGLDEVVAAVDASNVDHLVLSAAQLQYKPFREFSAEEASLTVVGKMMGYWRVVHRLAPLLADDASVVLFSGVAAARPGPGTAAVTAANAGIEGLGRSLAVELAPIRVNVLNPGIFDTPSWDGMPEAERRAFFSATAKSLPAGRVGEPADAADAVAFLLDNPHVTGTTLTLDGGGLLV comes from the coding sequence ATGTCCATCTCAACCGCGGTCAACAGCGCCACCGCACCCAGCCCTCGTCCGCGTACGGCGGTCGTCGTTGGTGGCACCAGTGGAATGGGCCGCGCCGTCGCTGAACTGCTGCTCAGTCGAGGTGAGCGCGTCATCGTCACCACCCGGTCGCCCGAGGGCGATGCTGCACGAGAGTTGGCAGCCAACGGCGTGTCCGTCGTATGCGCGGACATCACAAAGGAAGACGGGCTCGACGAGGTCGTCGCGGCCGTGGATGCGAGCAACGTCGACCACTTGGTTCTTAGTGCCGCCCAGCTTCAGTACAAACCGTTCCGTGAGTTCTCCGCCGAGGAGGCTTCCCTCACAGTCGTCGGCAAGATGATGGGATACTGGCGAGTCGTTCATCGCTTGGCTCCGCTTCTGGCAGACGACGCCAGTGTGGTGCTCTTCTCGGGAGTCGCGGCGGCCCGCCCTGGACCGGGGACGGCAGCGGTCACGGCTGCCAACGCAGGCATCGAGGGACTTGGCCGCTCTCTCGCCGTTGAACTGGCTCCCATTCGAGTCAACGTTCTCAACCCCGGCATCTTCGATACCCCGTCGTGGGACGGGATGCCCGAAGCTGAGCGGCGCGCATTCTTCTCAGCGACCGCAAAGTCGCTTCCGGCAGGACGCGTGGGCGAGCCAGCCGACGCCGCCGACGCTGTTGCGTTCCTTCTGGACAATCCGCACGTCACTGGTACAACGCTGACGCTCGACGGCGGCGGCCTGCTCGTCTAG
- a CDS encoding UTP--glucose-1-phosphate uridylyltransferase: MGSAGLRKARDKMAAAGVDEVAIETFAHYFRLLEHGETGMIPESSIDPVSIESLGDVAVSDEDGAAAIRATAVIKLNGGLGTSMGMDRAKSLLCVRRGLSFLDIIARQVLHLRGEYDAPLPLIFMNSFRTSGDTMAALARYDALPVEGLPLEFLQNKEPKLLAKDLSPATYPKEPDLEWCPPGHGDLYTALRGTGLLDQLIEAGYRYVFVSNSDNLGAVPDPRVAGWFAASGAPFAIEAVRRTPSDKKGGHFARRKSDGRIVLRETAQTLPEDLEALADLDRHRFCSTNNLWFDLVAMQNELDRRDGILGLPMIRNVKNLDPSDKTTPEVIQIETAMGAAIEVFEGSQLIEVGRDRFVPVKTTNDLLVLRSDVYDIGRDFVLDQVAVELPYVDLDSHFYKLVGDFDKRFPEGAPSMRKAQSLRVAGDWTFGHGVQVVGDVDLDATSAQRIPADSVLSTGSDA, translated from the coding sequence ATGGGTAGTGCTGGCCTGCGGAAGGCGCGCGACAAGATGGCTGCGGCCGGTGTGGACGAGGTCGCGATCGAGACCTTCGCCCACTACTTCCGGCTCCTCGAGCACGGGGAGACCGGGATGATCCCCGAGTCGTCGATCGACCCGGTGTCGATCGAGTCGCTCGGCGACGTCGCCGTGTCCGACGAGGACGGCGCCGCCGCGATCCGCGCGACCGCGGTCATCAAGCTCAACGGCGGCCTCGGCACCTCGATGGGCATGGACCGCGCCAAGTCGCTGCTCTGCGTCCGCCGCGGCCTGAGCTTCCTCGACATCATCGCGCGCCAGGTGCTGCACCTGCGCGGGGAGTACGACGCGCCGCTGCCGCTGATCTTCATGAACAGCTTCCGCACCTCGGGCGACACCATGGCCGCGCTGGCGCGCTACGACGCGCTGCCGGTCGAGGGCCTGCCGCTGGAGTTCCTGCAGAACAAGGAGCCCAAGCTGCTGGCGAAGGACCTGAGCCCCGCCACCTACCCGAAGGAACCCGACCTCGAGTGGTGCCCGCCCGGCCACGGCGACCTCTACACGGCCCTGCGCGGCACCGGGCTGCTCGACCAGCTCATCGAGGCCGGCTACCGCTACGTCTTCGTCTCCAACTCCGACAACCTCGGCGCCGTACCCGATCCCCGCGTCGCCGGGTGGTTCGCCGCCAGCGGGGCACCGTTCGCGATCGAGGCGGTCCGCCGTACGCCGTCCGACAAGAAGGGCGGCCACTTCGCGCGCCGCAAGTCCGACGGCCGGATCGTGCTCCGCGAGACCGCGCAGACGCTGCCCGAGGACCTCGAGGCGCTGGCCGACCTCGACCGGCACCGGTTCTGCTCGACCAACAACCTGTGGTTCGACCTGGTGGCGATGCAGAACGAGCTCGACCGCCGCGACGGCATCCTCGGGCTCCCGATGATCCGCAACGTCAAGAACCTCGACCCCAGCGACAAGACCACCCCCGAGGTGATCCAGATCGAGACCGCCATGGGTGCGGCCATCGAGGTCTTCGAGGGGTCGCAGCTGATCGAGGTCGGCCGCGACCGGTTCGTGCCGGTGAAGACCACCAACGACCTGCTCGTGCTGCGCTCCGACGTCTACGACATCGGCCGCGACTTCGTGCTCGACCAGGTGGCCGTCGAGCTGCCGTACGTCGACCTCGACAGCCACTTCTACAAGCTGGTCGGCGACTTCGACAAGCGCTTCCCCGAGGGCGCGCCCTCGATGCGGAAGGCGCAGTCGCTGCGCGTCGCAGGGGACTGGACCTTCGGGCACGGCGTCCAGGTCGTCGGCGACGTGGACCTCGACGCCACGTCCGCCCAGCGGATCCCGGCCGACTCGGTGCTCTCGACCGGCTCGGACGCCTGA
- a CDS encoding 5-formyltetrahydrofolate cyclo-ligase: MQSPAKTAVRDRLLTDRRRRPLAEVVAAARATADHLLAVPEVRRAATVAAYVSMNGEPGTAPLLDALRAAGKRVILPVLLPDGDLDWAAYRSPEDLAPARLGLLEPVGERLGPDAVATADVVLVPGLAVDRTGLRLGRGGGSYDRALGRVPVGTFTCVLLYESEVGVPVPAEPHDRAVGWAATPAGVVRLGS, from the coding sequence ATGCAATCACCTGCCAAAACAGCGGTCCGGGACCGGCTGCTGACCGACCGGCGACGGCGTCCGCTCGCCGAGGTGGTCGCGGCCGCCCGGGCGACGGCGGACCACCTCCTCGCCGTCCCCGAGGTACGCCGGGCGGCGACCGTCGCGGCGTACGTCTCGATGAACGGCGAGCCCGGCACCGCTCCGCTGCTGGACGCCCTGAGGGCGGCCGGCAAGCGCGTCATCCTGCCCGTGCTGCTCCCCGACGGCGACCTGGACTGGGCGGCGTACCGGAGCCCGGAGGACCTCGCGCCGGCCCGGCTCGGACTGCTGGAGCCGGTCGGCGAGCGGCTGGGTCCGGACGCGGTGGCCACCGCCGACGTGGTGCTGGTGCCGGGGCTGGCCGTCGACCGCACCGGCCTCCGGCTCGGCCGCGGCGGGGGCTCCTACGACCGCGCGCTCGGCCGGGTGCCGGTGGGCACCTTCACCTGCGTGCTGCTCTACGAGAGCGAGGTCGGCGTGCCGGTGCCGGCCGAGCCCCACGACCGTGCGGTCGGCTGGGCGGCGACGCCGGCAGGGGTCGTCCGCCTCGGCTCCTGA
- a CDS encoding cytochrome c oxidase assembly protein has translation MAGDSPPRPPLTWSTFLSTWTPARGWLVACVLVAAVYLLTLVRRQRAHPVPRWRPPVFLTGLALLWSANASAIDGYAMAVYWMHMVQHLTLIMAVPLLLVLGHPLQVLGPVHGAPNVVTQRVLATLTHPLTGVVVYSAVIAVTHLTGFMDAMAMNPTLATVEKALYVGAGLCLFGPTVAEDAPRPAPYLLRFVALMLAMVPDTLVGIVLLQTSTDPFPMMTAMRPTWAPPALDDINTGGALMWAVGDGLMMLAAVGVMISVVASPARRTRMTGRWLDGARNAALADQVAHGGGTWIEDDDADGDAALAAYNDMLARLEETKR, from the coding sequence ATGGCGGGCGACAGCCCTCCACGTCCGCCACTCACCTGGTCCACGTTCCTATCGACTTGGACGCCAGCACGGGGTTGGCTCGTCGCTTGCGTACTAGTCGCCGCCGTCTACCTATTGACGCTCGTCAGACGGCAGCGTGCCCACCCCGTACCCCGCTGGCGTCCGCCGGTCTTCCTCACGGGTTTGGCGCTGCTCTGGTCTGCCAACGCATCGGCTATCGACGGCTACGCGATGGCCGTCTATTGGATGCACATGGTGCAACATCTGACCCTGATCATGGCCGTTCCGCTGCTCCTAGTACTCGGTCACCCGCTGCAAGTTCTCGGCCCGGTCCACGGCGCGCCAAACGTTGTAACTCAGCGCGTCCTGGCCACACTGACCCATCCTCTAACCGGGGTCGTCGTGTACTCCGCTGTCATCGCGGTCACTCACCTGACCGGCTTTATGGACGCGATGGCGATGAACCCGACACTGGCCACCGTCGAAAAGGCCCTCTACGTGGGTGCGGGGCTTTGCCTGTTTGGTCCTACGGTTGCGGAGGACGCCCCCCGGCCGGCGCCATATCTGCTGCGATTCGTGGCACTAATGTTGGCGATGGTGCCAGACACCCTGGTAGGGATCGTTCTGCTGCAGACGAGCACGGACCCGTTCCCGATGATGACAGCGATGCGCCCCACGTGGGCACCTCCGGCGTTGGACGACATCAACACGGGCGGCGCACTGATGTGGGCCGTCGGTGACGGTCTCATGATGTTGGCTGCCGTCGGAGTGATGATCTCCGTGGTGGCCTCCCCCGCTCGACGGACGCGGATGACCGGTCGTTGGCTCGATGGAGCTCGCAACGCAGCCCTCGCTGACCAGGTCGCCCATGGGGGCGGCACATGGATCGAGGATGACGACGCCGACGGCGATGCGGCTCTCGCGGCGTACAACGACATGCTGGCGCGGCTCGAGGAGACCAAACGGTGA